Proteins co-encoded in one Thermodesulfobacteriota bacterium genomic window:
- a CDS encoding DUF3096 domain-containing protein: MQINLALEPVVSLIAGILILFMPRLLNYIVAIY, from the coding sequence ATGCAGATTAATCTCGCTTTAGAACCAGTAGTGTCTTTAATAGCAGGCATATTGATCCTGTTCATGCCCCGGTTATTGAACTACATCGTTGCTATATAT